One genomic region from Phycodurus eques isolate BA_2022a chromosome 16, UOR_Pequ_1.1, whole genome shotgun sequence encodes:
- the galcb gene encoding galactocerebrosidase translates to MSSLPPLDISLDFDRDPGSDDMTLGPKVSAAAMASRSLVFLGNFWSLLVVSCVSQTYVLNDAEGLGRVFDGIGGLSGGGATTRLLVNYAEPYRSHVLDYLFKPNFGASLHMLKVEIGGDAQTTDGTEPSHMHAEDDENYFRGYEWWLMKEAKRRNPNVTLVALPWAFPGWVGRGKKWPYDFPDVTAAYVVSWIVGAKRFHQLDIDYVGIWNERPFDGAYIKLLRATLDKSGLERVGIIASDNLWEPISRAVLLDPELGRAVDVIGAHYPGTAAAATALKTGKRLWASEDYSTFNDEVGGGCWARLVNQNYVNGLMSATVSWNLVASYYEALPFARDGLMTAAQPWSGYYAVESPVWMTAHTTQFSRPGWTYLKTVGHLAKGGSYVALTDGEANLTLVIETMSHDHSLCIRPPLPPYSVSPQNATFRLLGSFSSIRRLQIWRSRFNFQTTKAPAFMERLRPLTLTDGKFTLSLAEDEVYTVSTITGGHKGKHPDPPAPAPFPDEYEDDFNVREAPFSEAPNFADQTGVFEYYANLTDPGPHARTLRQVVTRPPVSWAADADQTLSVIGDYAWRDLTVECDVFMERARTGGVFIAARVDKGGEAVRGAKGVFFWIFADGTYKVTDDLAGLTILAEGPSGTRAGDWHTLSLSVRGTLASGRLNGFVLWKNAVALTPGNGWAAIGTRSFELAQFDNFAVKATKGEARLKL, encoded by the coding sequence ATGTCGTCACTTCCTCCACTTGACATTTCGCTCGACTTTGATCGCGACCCCGGAAGTGACGACATGACCCTCGGTCCAAAGGTGAGCGCGGCCGCCATGGCGTCCAGAAGCCTTGTTTTCCTTGGAAACTTTTGGAGTTTGTTGGTGGTTTCCTGCGTTTCCCAAACCTACGTGCTGAACGACGCCGAGGGCTTGGGACGAGTTTTTGACGGCATCGGAGGCTTGAGCGGCGGAGGGGCGACGACGCGTCTCCTGGTCAATTACGCGGAGCCCTACCGAAGCCACGTCCTCGACTATCTTTTCAAGCCCAACTTCGGCGCCTCGTTGCACATGCTGAAGGTGGAAATCGGAGGCGACGCGCAAACTACCGACGGGACGGAGCCGTCGCACATGCACGCTGAAGACGACGAGAACTACTTCCGGGGTTACGAATGGTGGCTCATGAAAGAGGCCAAGAGGAGGAATCCGAACGTGACGCTCGTCGCTTTGCCGTGGGCCTTCCCCGGCTGGGTCGGCCGAGGTAAGAAGTGGCCCTACGACTTCCCTGACGTCACCGCGGCTTACGTCGTCAGCTGGATCGTGGGCGCCAAGCGCTTCCACCAGCTCGACATCGATTACGTGGGGATTTGGAACGAACGCCCCTTCGACGGCGCCTACATCAAGCTGCTGCGCGCCACCTTGGACAAAAGCGGCCTGGAGCGCGTCGGGATCATCGCCAGCGACAACCTGTGGGAGCCCATCTCCCGGGCCGTCCTGCTGGACCCGGAGCTCGGCCGAGCCGTGGACGTGATCGGCGCCCACTACCCCGGCACCGCCGCCGCGGCGACGGCCCTGAAGACCGGGAAGAGGCTGTGGGCTTCGGAGGACTACAGCACGTTCAACGACGAGGTCGGCGGAGGCTGCTGGGCGCGCCTCGTCAACCAGAACTACGTCAACGGATTGATGAGCGCCACCGTTTCCTGGAATCTGGTCGCCAGCTACTACGAGGCGCTGCCCTTCGCCAGAGACGGCCTGATGACCGCGGCCCAGCCCTGGAGCGGCTACTACGCCGTGGAGTCTCCCGTCTGGATGACGGCTCACACCACGCAGTTCAGCCGGCCGGGCTGGACCTACCTGAAGACGGTCGGGCATTTGGCCAAAGGCGGAAGCTACGTGGCCTTGACGGACGGCGAAGCCAATCTGACGCTCGTCATCGAGACCATGAGCCACGACCATTCCTTATGCATAAGGCCGCCGCTGCCGCCGTACTCGGTGAGCCCGCAAAACGCCACCTTCCGGCTGCTAGGGTCCTTTTCCTCCATCCGGCGGCTGCAAATATGGCGGTCCCGCTTCAACTTCCAGACGACGAAAGCGCCCGCTTTTATGGAGCGGCTGAGACCGTTGACGCTCACCGATGGCAAATTCACCCTCAGTCTCGCCGAAGATGAAGTTTACACCGTCAGCACGATCACGGGGGGGCACAAAGGCAAACACCCGGATCCGCCCGCCCCCGCTCCCTTCCCCGACGAGTACGAGGACGACTTTAACGTCCGGGAAGCTCCTTTCTCGGAAGCTCCCAACTTCGCCGACCAGACCGGGGTCTTTGAATATTACGCCAACCTGACCGATCCCGGGCCTCACGCCCGGACGTTACGCCAGGTCGTGACCCGACCGCCCGTCTCTTGGGCGGCGGACGCCGACCAGACCCTGAGCGTCATCGGTGACTACGCGTGGCGCGATCTCACTGTCGAATGCGACGTCTTCATGGAGCGCGCCCGGACGGGCGGCGTCTTCATCGCGGCCAGGGTCGACAAAGGCGGCGAGGCCGTCCGCGGCGCCAAGGGCGTCTTTTTCTGGATCTTTGCCGACGGAACGTACAAAGTTACCGACGACCTGGCCGGTCTGACGATTCTGGCCGAAGGGCCGTCTGGCACGCGGGCGGGCGACTGGCACACGCTCTCGCTCAGCGTACGGGGCACGTTGGCGTCGGGAAGGCTGAAcggttttgttttgtggaagAACGCCGTGGCGCTGACGCCCGGGAACGGCTGGGCCGCCATCGGGACGCGCTCCTTCGAGCTGGCCCAGTTTGACAATTTTGCGGTAAAGGCGACCAAAGGAGAAGCGCGTCTTAAATTGTGA